From the Marinobacter sp. es.048 genome, the window AGCAAGTCGGCGAGGTCGTCCGACTCGAAATCCTCGATGATATCCGCCAGTTCCTGGGCGTTCAGCTGGCTCAGGAAGTAACCACGGATATCGTCGCTCAGATACTGGAGAACTTCCCCTTCCAACTGCTTGTCGACGAGGTTCCACAGCAGGGCGCGCTGCCGGGGCGGGGAGGATTCCAGCAAATGGGCAATATCACTGGGGCTCAGGCCACCGTTCAGGATGCGGGCAACCTGCTTCAGTGCGCCACTGTCCAGGGCTTCGCTCAGGGAGCGAAGGCGCTGGCGGGCCTGGCTTTTTTCCAGAATATCGGTCATGAATCACCCGGCGTCAGAAAACGCCTGTATTATAGCGGAGTTAGGCGCAATCGGTGAGGCTGTGTTGTAGGTTTTTTTACTCGGGGACAGATGAAAAAGGGGTCAGAGTGAACTGGCCCCATCTTAATTATTCGCCTTCGCCGAAATAGTCGTTGATCAGTTCCACCAGTGCCTCGATGGCCTGTTCTTCGTCCGGTCCCTCGGCAATCAGCTCCACATCAGTCCCTTTGCTGGCGGCCAGCATCATCACCTGCATGATATTCTTGGCGTCGACATCCCGGCCCTTGCCGCTGATTCGCACGGCGCTGTCGAATTCGGATGCCGTGTTGACGAGCTTCGCCGTAGCACGCGCGTGCAGGCCCAGTTTGTTGATAATTGTAATCGGGCGGCGAATCATGGTTCGATCAGATCTCTTCCCGGGTCTGGAGGTGTGGCAGTTCGGTATGGCGAACCTGCACATTACTGTACCGTTGCCGGAAGTATTCACCCAATTGCTCGCATACGTAGACTGACCGGTGCTGGCCGCCGGTACAACCAATGGAAATCGTCATATAGCTTCGGTTGCTGTCGGCGAAAGAGGGCAGCCAGGTATCCAGAAATGCCTTCAGGTCTTCGATCATCTTCCGGCTTGCCGGTTCTTTTTCCAGAAATTCGATCACCGGCTGATCCGTACCGACGTATTTGCGCAGGCTCGTGTCCCAGTAAGGGTTCGGCAGACAGCGGACATCAAAGACGTAGTCGGAATCCAGAGGCACCCCGTGTTTAAAGCCAAATGATTGGAACAAAAGGGTCTGATTCGACGACGTTGCTACATGTCCGCAGTCGTACATGACATGCGGTGTTACATACAGTCGAAGCTGAGAGCTCAGCATCTCTCGCTGTATGCTCGAGTGAGTCTGTCATCACTACGATGCTTCTGCGGTGCGTGGACGTGCAGAGCGCTGTCGCGTCAGAAGATGATTCACGATACCGTTCCTGAGCGCGTATCTCCTCGATGTGTTGCCCCCGCTAAACCAGACACCACCTCATTCATTTGATGCCAGTTCCGCCCGGTATTCCCAGGGCGATTTCATTTTCAGTCCCTTGTGTGGGTGACTGCGGTTATAGTCCTCGATCCATTCCGGCAACTTCGCCATCACAGAGGCGGCGTCGGGAAGATCGTTCAGGTAAATATAGTCCCTTTTGAACGTCTTCACGAAGGCCTCAGCCATGCCGTTGCTCTGCGGGCTTCTCACAGGCGTAGTGCACACCACAAAGCCCAGAGAAGATGCGAACGCTCGCGTTTCTTTGGCAATGTAGCAGCTGCCATTGTCCGTCAGCCATTCCAGCGGGTGTGGAACATGCTCTGACTGGCCGAAGCGGTATTCCAGGCTTTCCAGCAACAGGTCCTGGACCATCTCAGCGGTGACTCCCCCGGTCGTCGCCACATAGCGCATCAGTTCCCGATCACAGCAGTCCAGGCTGAAGGCCACGCGAACCACCTCCTTATTCCAACAGCGGATCTCGAAGCCGTCTGAGCACCAACGGAGGTCCGGCTTCAACGTAATGACCTGGCCGTTGTGACAACGCTCCTGAGGCCGGCCCGTGTAACGGGGCAACAACAGCCCATCCTGCTTCATCAGCCGGTACACACGCTTGTGGTTCACTCGCTCATCGTTGGCTGCAAGCAACCGATTCAAGCGTGCCGTAATCCTTCGATAGCCATTGGCCGCACGGACTTCACACAGCTCTCTGATAACCGGCAAATGCCGGTCATCGTCCTGTTTTTTGTATCTGGGACATCTACCTTTCTGGCGGCCGTGAAGGCGATCCAGAAGGTTGGAGCGCGATACCTTCAGTACCTCCGCTACCCGCTTCAGAGGGTATCGTCCGGTGGCAGCAACGGCATGCGCGAGATCAACTTTTTTGACTGAGCCACCTCCAGAGCTTCCCGGAGTATTTCAGCTTCCATCGTCTTGCGGCCCAACATCCGCTCCAGGTCCCGAACCTTTTTGTTCAGGGCCTTCACCTCGGATGCACTGACAACCTCATCACCGGATTCAATCGCGGACATGCCACCGTCTTTCATCAGCTTCTTCCAACGGAACAACAGACTTGCTGATATACCATGACGTCGCGCTACAAGCGACACTGACATGCCTGGCCGCTCACACTCAGCAACCATGAATGCCTTCTCCTGTGCGGAATACCGGCGACGACGTTGCACTCCGGTTATGACTTCGATTCTCTCCACCTTGGACACTCCTTTGCACTAGGTCTATGCCTAGGCCTTTGCTTCTACCAAGGTGTCCGGTTTAAATGGGGGCTACTACAAGGGCAGTCTGATCTTCGACGACGACGTGCTACATGTCCGCAGTGTACATGGATGCGGTGGTGTACAGGTCGGAGTGGAGAGGGTCAGCAGATCTCGCTGGTATGGCTCCGGAGTGAGGTCTGTCACTACGGATGCTCTGCGGTGCGTGGACGTGCAGAGCGACTGCTCGTCGGGTCAGAGATGATACGGTCCTGAGGCGGTATATCTCCTCGAAATTGGCCAGCTCCCCGGACAGGTTGCGGGCATCGATACTGACCGCCATCTTGCCCAGTCGACCAGGCTTGGTCTGGCTGGCTGCTTCCCGGGTAAGGGGGAAGAGCAGACCAATGGGAAGATTGTCGATGCAATAGAACCCGAGGTCCTCCAGCACATGAAGTGCGGTACTCTTGCCCGAACCGGACCTGCCACTGACGATAATCAGCTTCATGACCACCTTACCTCCACTGCAATGAATATCATCCGCCCGAGGCGGTCATGCGCTGGTACAGCGTACTGGCGTCCTCGCATTGCCGGAGGCGATCACAGAACGACCGCTCATTGAACTTCTCGGCCAGTTGGCTGAGCAGCTCCAGATGTTCGCTGGTAGCCTCTTTCGGGACGATCAGGGCAAAAATCAGATCGACCGGCTGATTGTCGATTGCATCGAACTCCACGCTTTCTTCAAGCGTCATCAGCACGCCCACCACGTGATCAAGTCCCTCCAGGCGGCAGTGGGGAATGGCGATTCCCTGTCCAATGCCGGTGCTGCCCAGGCGCTCACGGGAAATCAGGTTGTTGAAGAGCTGGGTCTCGCTGAGCGTGTTGTCCTGATGGTTTATTTGCTCGGCAATAAACTCCAGGGCCCGTTTCTTGCTGGACGCAGGTACCCTGCAGAGGGTGAGCTCCGGAGCAAGAATGTTGTCTATGGTCAGGGATGTGTCGCTCATGGATCGACTGCGTTTCCGTTAAAAAAAAGGCTGCGACACGTTGCTCATGTCGCAGCTCGATTAGATGACTTGCATGAAAACAACCAGTTAGCGAGAGCCGTTTCCGTGCATCCGGTCTACATTCTTTTCCTTATGCTTGAGGATCTGGCGGTCCAGCTTGTCGATCAGGGAGTCGATGGCCGCATACATATCCTCGTTTTCTGCCTTTGCGTGAATCTCACCACCAACCACGTGCAACGTGGCTTCCGCAATCTGGCGCACCTTTTCCACTTCCAGGGTTACCTGGCAGTTACTGATGTGGTCAAAGTGACGCTCGAGCTTCTCGAACTTCTCTGAAACATAATCCTTCAGTGCGGGAGTCAGTTCTACGTGATGGCCTGAAATATTGAGTTGCATAGGCGTCTCCTGTTGTCATCATGCCGGCTCCCGGGAGCCGGTCTGGGTGCTGACGCATTGTGCGCCGGCGAATATGGTATTGCGTCCCGCCCCAGGGGTATTCAGACCAATCGCTTGCGCTCGTTAGACGGCGGAATGTGCATGGCCTCCCGATACTTGGCAACGGTGCGTCGCGCAACCTTGATTCCCTGTTCCCCTAGCATGGCTGCAATTTTACTGTCGCTCAACGGCTTTTTCGGCGTTTCGGCGGCAATCAGCTTCTTGATCATCGCGCGAATGGCCGTGGAAGAGCATTCCCCGCCCTCGTCAGTGCTGACATGGCTGGAGAAGAAATACTTCAGTTCGAATATGCCCCGGGGGGTATGCATGTATTTCTGGGTCGTTACCCGTGAAATCGTCGACTCATGCATTTCTACCGCCTGGGCGATGTCTGAAAGGATCAGCGGCTTCATCGCTTCTTCGCCGTGATCCAGGAATCCCTGCTGGTGCTCGACAATGCGGGTCGCCACTTTTAGCAGGGTCTCATTGCGGCTTTGCAGGCTTTTGATAAACCACTTGGCCTCCTGCAACTGATCGCGCAGGTAAGTGTTGTCTGCACTGCTGTCCGCACGCCTTATAAGTGAAGCATAGCTGGCATTCACCCGGATGCGCGGAGCAATTTCCGGATTCAGCTCAACACGCCAGCGACCATTGTGCTTGCGAACGATGACGTCTGGGATGACGTAGTCGGGTTCGGCGCGGTCAATAACGTCGCCCGGACGCGGATTCAGGCCGGTGATCAGCGCCAGGACCTCCCGCAATTGGTCTTCTTTCAGGCGGCTGCGGCGCAGCAACTGGGCGTAGTCCCGGTTGCCCAGCAGGTTGATGTAGTGAGTGATCACCAGTCGTGCCTGGGCCAGCCAGGGCGTTTCCGGTGGTAGCTGGTTAAGCTGGATCAGCAGGCATTCCTGAAGATCCCGGGCGAAAACGCCAGGAGGGTCAAAATGCTGCAGTCGGTGAAGAACCGCTTCCACTTCATCCAGCTCAAGGGGGTCCTCGTCGTTTTCATCCAGCATCCCGGCATGGATCTCTTCCAGGGCACTTGTCAGATAGCCGCGCTCATCCACCGCGTCCATCAGGGCATGTGCAATGGCCTGATCCCGTTCACTCAGTGGGGTCAGATTGAGCTGCCATTCCAAGTGATCCTGAAGCGTTTCAGTGGGCGAGTTACGGGTTTCGAAATCGTGATCGTTTTCGTCGTCATTGCGGGCTGCAGGAGCAGGGGCGGACTGGTATATGTCGTCCCAGGCAGTGTCTACCGGCAGATCGTCCGGAATATTGTCCGGAATTTCGTTTTCAGAGGACCAGTCCGGGCCGTTTTCGGATTCGTCCCAGTCTTTGGACGGTTCCGGCGCAGTTTCAGCGGCAGACTCGGTGGCGTTGGCTTCGCGCTCGTCATTAGCGGTAGCAGCGTCTGTTGTCTGGTCGTCGTCCTCGGAGGTCTCCAGCATGGGGTTGGATTCCAGTGCCTGCTGGATTTCCTGTTGGAGGTCGAGGGTAGAGAGCTGGAGAAGCCGGATCGCCTGTTGCAGCTGGGGTGTCATGGTCAGGCTCTGACCCAGCTTTAACTGTAAGGAGGCTTTCATAACCATGGTTCAGGATCCGTCACTCATCAGCGCTTTGTGTCATAAGTTGTGAAAAAAATCTTTATATGTCGGTTACTTGCCGTGATTTAACTTTACCCTAGCAAGTTCTTTGCCGAGTTTACTTGCTACAGGTCATCAAAACAATGAGCCATTCGGTGTCACAGCCTGAATTCGTCGCCCAGGTAGACTTCCTTGACCTGCTGGTTGGCAAGGATCGCCTCGGCATTGCCGGAGGCGATGATGTGGCCGCCGGACACTATGTAGGCGTTCTCGCAGATGTCCAGGGTCTCGCGCACGTTATGATCGGTAATCAGCACGCCGATACCCTTGTCCCGCAGGTGCCGGATGATGTGTTTGATGTCACTCACGGATATGGGGTCGACACCGGCGAAGGGCTCATCCAGAAGGATGAAGGCCGGCTCCATGGCAAGGGCTCGGGCGATTTCGACCCGTCGGCGTTCGCCGCCGGACAGTGCCATGCCAACACTGTCCCGGATATGGGTGATGTGAAACTCCTCCAGCAACTCCTCGAGCTTTTTCTCCCTATCGGCCTTGCTCAGACCCTGGCGGGTTTCGAGGATGGCCATGATGTTGTCGCGTACCGATAGTTTGCGGAATACCGAGGCTTCCTGGGGCAGGTAACCGATGCCTTGCTGGGCACGGCCGTGCATGGGCAGAGGAGTAATATCCCGGCTGTCGATGGTGACCCGGCCACGATCGGCGGGCACCAGCCCCACGATCATGTAGAAGCAGGTGGTTTTGCCGGCGCCGTTGGGGCCAAGCAGTCCGACGATTTCCCCACTGCGGATCTCCAGGGAGACATCGAGCACCACTTTTTTCTGCTTGTAACTCTTTGCCAGATTACTGGCTCTCAGAACTGCCATCGGATTCCTGTCTGTCAGAACGTCTGTCGGCGCTGCGTGGCTGAATTACCATCTCTACCCGGCCGCTGCCTTCGCCCGTGTCTGCGCCGCCTTCAGCGGTCACAACCCGGCCAGCGGTATCATAATGAATGACGTCGCCGCGGAACAGATTGCCATTCTGCTCGATGACCGCTTCCCGTTCAAAGGTCAGCCGGCTGTCGGTGGCAGACCAGGTAATGTTCAGTGCGCGGGCGTCGGTTTCGCCTTCGCCCTCTCGGGCCGGCTGCCGATATCTCGCCGGAGTGCCGGTGGCCTCGATCCGGCTGAGGCCGCCCTCTGTCCGGTACAGCACCACCCGTTCTGCGTTCAGGCGGGTATTGCCCTGCTCAAGCTCTACATCCCCGGTGTAAGTGGCAATGCCCTGGCCGTCGTCCAGGCGGGCGTTGTCGGCTGTGACCTTGATGGGGGTGTCGGAATCAAGGTCGAAAGCGGCCGCCGGGCCGGCCATCGCGACCGTCAGCAGGGCAGCCAGCAGGCTCCGGTATCGGTTAGTTTCCGGTTTCATAGCGTCCTTCCACCTGGGAGTTCAGTTCCAGAATCCGCTCGTCTATCCACGCCTTCATGCCCGTGGCCCGGGTAACACCGGTAACGTCGCGTATTTCTACGGGTGCGTCTGTATATACCATGCCCCGGTCGTTATCCAGGGTCAGGGTTGATGTTGTCAGGATGGCGTCCCGTTCGCCAATAGTGCGCTGAATCCGGACATTGTCCGTCAGGTACACCAGATTCTGGTTTTGCAGCAGGCTGCCATTCTCGGCTTCAACAATCCAGGGAAGGGCATCCTCGCCGCCATACAGCTCGGCTCGGGGGGATTCCATGGTGGCCAGATTGCCTTCCTCAAACTGTTCAATGCGGGGGCTGGAGAACCGGATCTTCAGGTTGCCCGATTCGTCGAAGGATGTGTACCGGCCATTTACCACGAAGCCGTCCGGTTCCGCATCGCCTCGCAGAGCCGCTGCGTCATCATCAATGACCGGCGGCTCATCGCTTTGCCAGAGCAGAAAGACCGCTGCCACCAGGGTGCCTGCCAGCGCCAGTGTGCGCAGCCAGGGCCGGTCCGAGGCCCAGTTCACGCCTCAGGCTCCAGATAGGGCGCGAGCGCTGCGTCCAGCTTGCCATGGGCAGTCAGCAGCAGATCGCAGGCTTCCCGCACTGCGCCTTCGCCACCGCGGGCCCGGGTGCAGTAATCGGCATGTTGCTGCACCAGCCAATAACCGTTGGGCACGGTGATGCCGAGCCCCGCGAATCTGAGCGCCGGCAGGTCTGGCAGATCATCGCCCATGTAAGCGATGGCCTCGGGGCTGATATCCATAGTGCTGACCAGTTCCTGCAAGGCCACTTTCTTGTCCTCACGCCCCTGCATCAGATGCGGGATGCCCAGATCCCGCATGCGCTTCTCGGTCAACGGCGACTGCCGCCCGGTGATAACGGCCACGGTAATGCCGGCTGCCATGAGTTGCTTGAGTCCCAGACCATCCAGGATATTGAACGCCTTGAGCTCATCGCCTTTGGCACTGAAATAGAGTTTGCCATCGCTCATGATGCCGTCGACATCCAGGGCAATCAGGCGGATCTTGGCGGCTTTTGCCAGCAGGGAGTCCGACCATTGGTGCTTCATGTCAAATAGCTCCTCATAGCCCCCTCAGATTACGCCGGCTCGCAGCAGGTCATGCATGTTGATGGCGCCAATGAGAGCACCCTTTTCGTCGGTTACCGGCAGGGCATTGATCTTCATTTCTTCCATGATATTGAGTGCTTCCGCCGCCAGATGATCGGCCTGAATGGTTTTGCCATTCCGGGTCATCACCTCGTTGATGGGCGTATTATGAATATCCACCGATCGATCCAGAGTCCGACGCAGGTCACCGTCCGTAAATATCCCGGTGAGAGTGCCTTCCTGATCGACGACGGTTGTCATGCCAAGGCCCTTGCGGGAAATTTCCAGGAGAGCGCCGCTGAGGGGGGTGCCCTCGTTGACGACCGGAATCTGATCACCGGTGTGCATGATGTCGGATACCCGGAGTAGCAGCCGGCGGCCCAGGCTGCCGCCCGGATGGGAGAAAGCAAAATCCTCGGCACTGAAGCCGCGGGCCTCGAGCAGGGCAACCGCAAGAGCGTCGCCCATGACCAGGGTGGCCGTTGTAGAAGAAGTGGGTGCCAGGCCCAGCGGGCAGGCTTCAACCATGACGCTCACGTCCAGGTTGGCGACGGCTTCCCGGGCCAGGGTGGACCCGGCATTGCCGGTCATGCTGATCAGCGGCGCGCCCATGCGTTTGATCAGCGGCAGAATCGTAACCACCTCGCTGGTGTTGCCACTGTTGGAAATGGCGATAACCACATCCTGAGGCGTGATCATGCCCATGTCGCCGTGGCTTGCCTCACCCGGATGAACGAAAAACGAGGGTGTGCCGGTGCTGGCCAGGGTTGCTGCGATCTTGTTGCCGATGTGGCCGGATTTTCCCATGCCGGTCACAACCACGCGGCCCTTGCAGCCCATGATAACCTCGCAGGCCCGGGTGAACTGGTCGTCAATCCGGCTCTCCAGGGCGTCAATGGCGTCGCGCTCGATGCGAATGGCGCGGATGGCGGAGGTTCTGAAGTCGCTGGGAGTCTGTTCGGTCATCGGGCTTTGGGCCTGGCTGTCTGGACATTGAAAATGTGGGGCAGAGTATACCATTTTCATCCGGCAACGATGCCCGGTTAACGAAAGTTCAGTCAAACTGATCATTGCTATCAGTACATTTTGCGCTCTTTGGATTGAGCTCGGGCGCTCCATGGCATAATGTAGCGCCTCTTTGAAAGGTAGGGACTATGGATTCACCGGCTTACATATCGCTCAAGGATGTCGTGTTCTCCCGCTCTGGGCGCCGTATCTTCGATGGTGTCAGCCTGGATATTCCCCGCGGGAAAATTACCGCCATCATGGGCCCCAGCGGGACCGGGAAAACCACGCTTCTGCGTCTTATTGGTGGTCAGCTCAAGCCGGATTCCGGCAGCGTTGTGGTGGACGGCCACGAAGTGCCAAAGCTCAAGCGCAAGGCCCTCTACAGCCTTCGGGAAAAGATGGGCATGCTGTTCCAGAGCGGAGCTCTGTTCACCGATCTGAGCGTGTTCGAGAACGTCGCCTTCCCGCTTCGGGTACATACAAAGCTGCCGGAAGACATGATTCGCGACATTGTTCTGATGAAGCTTGAAGCGGTCGGTTTGCGTGGTGCACGCCACCTGATGCCCTCGGAACTGTCAGGAGGCATGACCCGCCGGGTTGCTCTTGCCCGCAGTATTGCGCTAGACCCGGAGCTGATCATGTACGACGAGCCATTCGCCGGCCAGGACCCCATTGCCATGGGCGTGCTCGTCAAACTGATCCGGGATCTGAACAGCTCCATGGGCCTGACCAGTGTTCTTGTTTCCCACGATGTGCCTGAATCCCTCAGCATCTGCCATTACGCCTGCATCATTTCGGACGGAAAAGTGATCGGCGCAGGCACACCCGAAGAGCTTCGGGAGCACCCCTCGCAGCAGGTGCAGCAATTCCTGCAGGGGCAGCCGGACGGCCCGGTACCCTTTCACTATCCGGCCGAAGGCGCTGCCCAGGATTTCGGGCTTCCCGGGGGTGCGTCTTGATCGACAGAATCGCAGCGTTCGGGCGTCTCTGGCTCAACATTATCTCATCATTTGGCCGCTCAGGCCGGTTTCTTGCGGGCGTTCTGGGTGGCGTGCCCAGGCCGGCAACCGGATTCCCCCTCCTGATCAAACAGCTTTACGCCGTTGGCGTTCTTTCCCTGGCCATTATTGTGGTCTCGGGCCTGTTTATCGGCATGGTTCTGGGGCTGCAGGGTTACACGATTCTCAGTGATTACGGTTCTGAAGCTGCCATAGGCCAGATGATTGCCCTCACTCTGGTGCGCGAGCTCGGCCCGGTTGTGACTGCATTGCTGTTCGCGGGTCGTGCGGGTTCCGCGCTGACGGCGGAAATCGGCCTGATGAAAGCCACCGAGCAGCTATCCAGTATGGAAATGATGGGCGTGGACCCGCTGCGACGGGTGATTGCCCCGCGCCTCTGGGCCGGGTTTATCGCCATGCCGGTGCTTGCGGTCATCTTCTCGGTGGTCGGCATCTGGGGCGGCATGTTGGTGGGTGTAGACTGGCTGGGCGTGTTTGAGGGCTCCTTCTGGGGCAACATGCAATCGTCGGTGGATTTTGTCGATGATGTCCTCAACGGGGTCATCAAAAGCGTCGTTTTCGGCTTCGTCTGCGCCTGGATTGCGGTTTATCAGGGCTATGACTGTGTGCCGACATCAGCAGGTATCAGTTCGGCGACCACAAAGACTGTGGTGTATTCATCGCTGGCGGTGCTGGGGCTGGATTTTGTACTGACCGCTGTCATGTTTGGCGATTTCTGATTCATTGATCAACGAGATAATACCGGAGCCGGAAATGGCACAGAGAACCACTGAAATCATTGTTGGCCTGTTCATGATCGCAGGCTGCGCAGCCTTGTTGGTCCTGGCATTGCAGGTAAGCGGCCTGTCGCCGAAATCGGCCGAGAGCACCTACACTATTTACGCCAATTTCAACGATACCGGCGGGCTCACGCCACG encodes:
- a CDS encoding HPr family phosphocarrier protein translates to MIRRPITIINKLGLHARATAKLVNTASEFDSAVRISGKGRDVDAKNIMQVMMLAASKGTDVELIAEGPDEEQAIEALVELINDYFGEGE
- a CDS encoding IS3 family transposase (programmed frameshift), which codes for MERIEVITGVQRRRRYSAQEKAFMVAECERPGMSVSLVARRHGISASLLFRWKKLMKDGGMSAIESGDEVVSASEVKALNKKVRDLERMLGRKTMEAEILREALEVAQSKKVDLAHAVAATGRYPLKRVAEVLKVSRSNLLDRLHGRQKGRCPRYKKQDDDRHLPVIRELCEVRAANGYRRITARLNRLLAANDERVNHKRVYRLMKQDGLLLPRYTGRPQERCHNGQVITLKPDLRWCSDGFEIRCWNKEVVRVAFSLDCCDRELMRYVATTGGVTAEMVQDLLLESLEYRFGQSEHVPHPLEWLTDNGSCYIAKETRAFASSLGFVVCTTPVRSPQSNGMAEAFVKTFKRDYIYLNDLPDAASVMAKLPEWIEDYNRSHPHKGLKMKSPWEYRAELASNE
- the ptsN gene encoding PTS IIA-like nitrogen regulatory protein PtsN; its protein translation is MSDTSLTIDNILAPELTLCRVPASSKKRALEFIAEQINHQDNTLSETQLFNNLISRERLGSTGIGQGIAIPHCRLEGLDHVVGVLMTLEESVEFDAIDNQPVDLIFALIVPKEATSEHLELLSQLAEKFNERSFCDRLRQCEDASTLYQRMTASGG
- the hpf gene encoding ribosome hibernation promoting factor, whose product is MQLNISGHHVELTPALKDYVSEKFEKLERHFDHISNCQVTLEVEKVRQIAEATLHVVGGEIHAKAENEDMYAAIDSLIDKLDRQILKHKEKNVDRMHGNGSR
- a CDS encoding RNA polymerase factor sigma-54 — encoded protein: MKASLQLKLGQSLTMTPQLQQAIRLLQLSTLDLQQEIQQALESNPMLETSEDDDQTTDAATANDEREANATESAAETAPEPSKDWDESENGPDWSSENEIPDNIPDDLPVDTAWDDIYQSAPAPAARNDDENDHDFETRNSPTETLQDHLEWQLNLTPLSERDQAIAHALMDAVDERGYLTSALEEIHAGMLDENDEDPLELDEVEAVLHRLQHFDPPGVFARDLQECLLIQLNQLPPETPWLAQARLVITHYINLLGNRDYAQLLRRSRLKEDQLREVLALITGLNPRPGDVIDRAEPDYVIPDVIVRKHNGRWRVELNPEIAPRIRVNASYASLIRRADSSADNTYLRDQLQEAKWFIKSLQSRNETLLKVATRIVEHQQGFLDHGEEAMKPLILSDIAQAVEMHESTISRVTTQKYMHTPRGIFELKYFFSSHVSTDEGGECSSTAIRAMIKKLIAAETPKKPLSDSKIAAMLGEQGIKVARRTVAKYREAMHIPPSNERKRLV
- the lptB gene encoding LPS export ABC transporter ATP-binding protein; the encoded protein is MAVLRASNLAKSYKQKKVVLDVSLEIRSGEIVGLLGPNGAGKTTCFYMIVGLVPADRGRVTIDSRDITPLPMHGRAQQGIGYLPQEASVFRKLSVRDNIMAILETRQGLSKADREKKLEELLEEFHITHIRDSVGMALSGGERRRVEIARALAMEPAFILLDEPFAGVDPISVSDIKHIIRHLRDKGIGVLITDHNVRETLDICENAYIVSGGHIIASGNAEAILANQQVKEVYLGDEFRL
- the lptA gene encoding lipopolysaccharide transport periplasmic protein LptA, translating into MKPETNRYRSLLAALLTVAMAGPAAAFDLDSDTPIKVTADNARLDDGQGIATYTGDVELEQGNTRLNAERVVLYRTEGGLSRIEATGTPARYRQPAREGEGETDARALNITWSATDSRLTFEREAVIEQNGNLFRGDVIHYDTAGRVVTAEGGADTGEGSGRVEMVIQPRSADRRSDRQESDGSSESQ
- the lptC gene encoding LPS export ABC transporter periplasmic protein LptC, translated to MNWASDRPWLRTLALAGTLVAAVFLLWQSDEPPVIDDDAAALRGDAEPDGFVVNGRYTSFDESGNLKIRFSSPRIEQFEEGNLATMESPRAELYGGEDALPWIVEAENGSLLQNQNLVYLTDNVRIQRTIGERDAILTTSTLTLDNDRGMVYTDAPVEIRDVTGVTRATGMKAWIDERILELNSQVEGRYETGN
- the kdsC gene encoding 3-deoxy-manno-octulosonate-8-phosphatase KdsC translates to MKHQWSDSLLAKAAKIRLIALDVDGIMSDGKLYFSAKGDELKAFNILDGLGLKQLMAAGITVAVITGRQSPLTEKRMRDLGIPHLMQGREDKKVALQELVSTMDISPEAIAYMGDDLPDLPALRFAGLGITVPNGYWLVQQHADYCTRARGGEGAVREACDLLLTAHGKLDAALAPYLEPEA
- a CDS encoding KpsF/GutQ family sugar-phosphate isomerase, with product MTEQTPSDFRTSAIRAIRIERDAIDALESRIDDQFTRACEVIMGCKGRVVVTGMGKSGHIGNKIAATLASTGTPSFFVHPGEASHGDMGMITPQDVVIAISNSGNTSEVVTILPLIKRMGAPLISMTGNAGSTLAREAVANLDVSVMVEACPLGLAPTSSTTATLVMGDALAVALLEARGFSAEDFAFSHPGGSLGRRLLLRVSDIMHTGDQIPVVNEGTPLSGALLEISRKGLGMTTVVDQEGTLTGIFTDGDLRRTLDRSVDIHNTPINEVMTRNGKTIQADHLAAEALNIMEEMKINALPVTDEKGALIGAINMHDLLRAGVI
- a CDS encoding ABC transporter ATP-binding protein translates to MDSPAYISLKDVVFSRSGRRIFDGVSLDIPRGKITAIMGPSGTGKTTLLRLIGGQLKPDSGSVVVDGHEVPKLKRKALYSLREKMGMLFQSGALFTDLSVFENVAFPLRVHTKLPEDMIRDIVLMKLEAVGLRGARHLMPSELSGGMTRRVALARSIALDPELIMYDEPFAGQDPIAMGVLVKLIRDLNSSMGLTSVLVSHDVPESLSICHYACIISDGKVIGAGTPEELREHPSQQVQQFLQGQPDGPVPFHYPAEGAAQDFGLPGGAS
- the mlaE gene encoding lipid asymmetry maintenance ABC transporter permease subunit MlaE, producing MIDRIAAFGRLWLNIISSFGRSGRFLAGVLGGVPRPATGFPLLIKQLYAVGVLSLAIIVVSGLFIGMVLGLQGYTILSDYGSEAAIGQMIALTLVRELGPVVTALLFAGRAGSALTAEIGLMKATEQLSSMEMMGVDPLRRVIAPRLWAGFIAMPVLAVIFSVVGIWGGMLVGVDWLGVFEGSFWGNMQSSVDFVDDVLNGVIKSVVFGFVCAWIAVYQGYDCVPTSAGISSATTKTVVYSSLAVLGLDFVLTAVMFGDF